In the genome of Stigmatella aurantiaca, one region contains:
- a CDS encoding VOC family protein, whose translation MHHLALVAFDVPSMERFYREYFGFRPGHGPGFLLDERGFLLSVEPAPAPPEIPSWLHHGFHLASRDALVALHERMRAQGVPIVDPPKDQGRTSVFFCRDPGGYLVEVRAPLAP comes from the coding sequence ATGCATCACCTGGCCCTCGTGGCGTTCGATGTCCCCAGCATGGAGCGGTTCTACCGGGAGTACTTCGGCTTCCGGCCGGGACATGGCCCGGGCTTCTTGTTGGATGAGCGCGGCTTCCTCCTGTCGGTCGAGCCCGCCCCCGCGCCCCCCGAGATTCCCTCGTGGTTGCACCATGGCTTCCACCTCGCCTCGCGTGACGCGCTCGTGGCGCTTCACGAGCGCATGCGGGCCCAGGGGGTGCCCATCGTCGATCCGCCCAAGGACCAGGGGCGGACCTCGGTGTTCTTCTGCCGCGACCCGGGCGGCTACCTCGTCGAGGTCCGGGCGCCCCTCGCGCCTTAA
- a CDS encoding DUF3396 domain-containing protein, whose protein sequence is MIQRYPRIRIHSEDGTLLVREGLSISFFMHYTHAEIAQGVLKALEHYRSAVGPEGLGLYADDEGGWWTLDAEGWDAVRHQLHHPHRASVHLVGTSAEQRRYRFDYDGKRLGAPALAREPGAVSAVAFWLPTEYLEAQGPEQVRALAMTLAAPLPLCSGHAGLAFNGALDRASVKQELHPWRFRYPGLDILDLDRHSWNLGTRVRTVSWLTFLGAPVLEELGGAAALRSLLSWPDTQVEAMEGGRAVVTLGAAPEAGDTEAGELLPGYRELAHVLEPWLYQEPFQPGSGFTEDELRRWERRFLD, encoded by the coding sequence TTGATCCAGCGCTACCCCAGAATCCGAATCCACTCGGAGGACGGAACGCTTCTCGTCCGTGAGGGGCTGAGCATCTCCTTCTTCATGCATTACACCCACGCCGAGATCGCCCAGGGAGTGCTCAAAGCGCTGGAGCACTACCGAAGCGCCGTGGGTCCGGAGGGCCTGGGCCTCTATGCGGATGATGAGGGAGGATGGTGGACGCTGGATGCAGAAGGATGGGACGCCGTTCGCCACCAACTGCACCATCCGCACCGGGCCAGTGTCCATCTTGTGGGTACATCCGCCGAGCAGCGCCGTTACCGGTTCGATTACGACGGCAAACGGCTTGGGGCTCCTGCCCTTGCCCGTGAGCCCGGCGCGGTTTCCGCCGTGGCCTTCTGGCTTCCGACCGAGTACCTGGAGGCCCAGGGTCCTGAACAGGTCCGTGCGCTCGCGATGACCTTGGCAGCCCCGCTCCCGCTCTGTTCCGGTCATGCGGGACTCGCTTTCAACGGAGCGCTGGACAGGGCCAGCGTGAAGCAGGAGCTCCACCCGTGGCGTTTCCGTTACCCCGGGCTGGATATTCTCGATCTGGACAGGCACTCCTGGAACCTTGGCACCCGGGTGCGTACGGTCTCCTGGCTCACGTTCCTGGGCGCCCCCGTTCTGGAGGAGCTGGGAGGGGCGGCGGCCCTTCGCTCGCTGTTATCGTGGCCTGACACCCAGGTGGAAGCGATGGAGGGAGGACGTGCCGTCGTCACCTTGGGAGCCGCTCCTGAAGCGGGCGACACGGAAGCAGGTGAGCTTCTTCCAGGCTATCGGGAACTGGCGCACGTCTTGGAGCCTTGGCTTTATCAAGAGCCCTTTCAGCCAGGATCGGGCTTCACCGAAGACGAGCTGCGCCGCTGGGAGCGCCGGTTTCTCGACTGA
- a CDS encoding serine hydrolase domain-containing protein, which produces MTRTPLFTAAILWVLAAFPAMAQGEPRLKAVLAQWDQDPHGDLRGVIVLRNGRTVAERYYQGEKATSLHDIRSAGKSVTSLLVGIAIDQGKVKSAEDATGTYWPEARGTALGDVPLKDVLTMRSGLAAFDADDASPGHEDRLDEAADPLAFILALPRAEPPGSVYRYNSVTASAAGIVVAKAAGERMAEFARKKLFAPLGIQRWQWASDAAGYTKGQGNLSLTLRDFATLGEMVRNEGVYRGRRIVSAAWLRQSLAPAAVISDVDPYADGYGYFWYSKTHTLNGRPVQVSFASGNGGNKLYIVPERKLVVAITSSAYGRGYGQRRSEDILKAVLAADAQR; this is translated from the coding sequence GTGACACGCACGCCCCTCTTCACCGCGGCCATCCTCTGGGTCCTCGCCGCCTTCCCCGCGATGGCCCAGGGGGAACCCCGCTTGAAGGCAGTGCTGGCCCAGTGGGATCAGGACCCCCACGGGGACCTTCGTGGCGTCATCGTGCTGCGCAACGGGCGGACCGTCGCGGAGCGCTACTACCAGGGCGAGAAGGCCACCTCCCTCCACGACATCCGCTCGGCGGGCAAGAGCGTCACGTCGCTCCTGGTGGGGATTGCGATCGACCAGGGCAAGGTGAAGAGTGCCGAGGACGCCACGGGCACCTATTGGCCCGAGGCCCGGGGCACGGCGCTCGGGGATGTTCCTCTCAAGGATGTCCTGACGATGCGCTCCGGCCTGGCGGCGTTCGACGCCGACGACGCCTCGCCCGGCCATGAGGACAGGCTGGACGAGGCGGCCGATCCGCTGGCGTTCATCCTGGCGCTGCCGCGCGCCGAGCCCCCGGGCTCGGTCTATCGCTACAACTCGGTGACCGCCTCGGCCGCGGGCATCGTGGTGGCGAAGGCGGCCGGCGAGCGCATGGCCGAGTTCGCGCGCAAGAAGCTGTTCGCGCCCCTGGGCATCCAGCGCTGGCAGTGGGCCTCGGATGCCGCGGGCTACACGAAGGGCCAGGGGAACCTGTCGCTGACGCTCCGGGATTTCGCCACCCTCGGCGAGATGGTGCGCAACGAGGGGGTTTACCGTGGGCGCCGGATCGTGAGCGCGGCCTGGTTGCGCCAATCCCTGGCGCCGGCCGCCGTCATCTCGGACGTCGATCCCTATGCGGACGGGTATGGCTACTTCTGGTACTCGAAGACCCACACCCTCAACGGGCGGCCGGTCCAGGTGTCCTTCGCTTCGGGCAACGGCGGCAACAAGCTCTACATCGTCCCGGAGCGGAAGCTGGTCGTGGCCATCACGTCCAGCGCGTATGGCCGAGGCTACGGCCAGCGGCGCTCCGAGGACATCCTCAAGGCCGTGCTGGCGGCGGACGCCCAACGCTGA
- a CDS encoding FAM210 family protein, with protein MTPTPDETTRRLTLKQRYDRYMARFKEFLSRYGMLAIAVHAVSCLIFYLGFVLLIRAGFQLQSTEGTVGAFAGAYVIYKATQVPRVALTFLITPFIDRIIRRMRNKGQGPSNPSTP; from the coding sequence GTGACACCCACTCCCGACGAGACCACCCGCCGCCTCACGCTCAAGCAGCGCTACGACCGGTACATGGCGCGCTTCAAGGAGTTCCTCTCCCGCTACGGCATGCTGGCCATCGCCGTGCATGCGGTGTCCTGCCTCATCTTCTACCTGGGCTTCGTGCTGCTCATCCGCGCGGGCTTCCAGTTGCAGAGCACCGAGGGCACGGTGGGAGCCTTCGCCGGGGCCTACGTCATCTACAAGGCCACCCAGGTTCCGCGCGTCGCCCTGACCTTCCTCATCACGCCCTTCATCGACCGGATCATCCGGCGGATGCGGAACAAGGGGCAAGGCCCCTCGAACCCCTCCACGCCCTGA